The Yoonia sp. SS1-5 genome contains a region encoding:
- a CDS encoding chemotaxis protein CheW: protein MQQPDDAAQTKELEFVTLVAGGQNFCIEITQIREIRRWSPVTILPHSPDYVLGVINLRGAVIPIIDLAAKLGFPRIDPTERHVIIIAAIEDCTIGLLVESVSEILGVKSDMVRETPKGTDDATTRAILGIIAMGDDMTKVINLATLLPNNDPVAA, encoded by the coding sequence ATGCAACAGCCTGACGATGCCGCGCAGACCAAGGAATTGGAGTTCGTGACGCTTGTGGCGGGCGGGCAGAATTTCTGCATCGAAATTACCCAAATCCGCGAGATACGCCGATGGAGCCCTGTCACGATCCTGCCCCACTCGCCCGACTATGTCCTGGGGGTCATCAATCTACGGGGGGCGGTCATCCCCATTATCGATCTCGCCGCAAAATTGGGGTTCCCGCGCATTGACCCAACCGAGCGTCACGTCATCATCATCGCAGCGATCGAAGACTGTACAATAGGTTTGCTGGTCGAGTCCGTGTCCGAAATACTCGGGGTCAAATCCGACATGGTACGTGAGACACCAAAGGGTACGGACGACGCAACAACGCGCGCCATCCTGGGGATCATTGCGATGGGCGATGACATGACGAAGGTTATCAACCTGGCAACGCTACTCCCTAACAACGATCCGGTTGCGGCATGA